One Streptomyces sp. SAI-135 DNA segment encodes these proteins:
- a CDS encoding lipid II flippase MurJ — MTVTPPHPSGSTGSGSGVGPGFGSGTGVGPRAGSGVSSGSGSGMIPGSGTGTDVGPGPGARTDAGPGSGGPLIVPPARSAAEPVRRAPELPPVSRRFLAKATAVTAALSVAGALLGLVRDQSLARLFGAGSGTDAFLVAWTVPEFASTLLIEDGLAFVLIPAFSLALARRAQGAPGDPVRSLVGATLPRLVLVFVAASALIVATAPYLVQALAPGLPDPALAVDCTRLTATCVLSFGLAGYCSAVLRAHRRFLMPGAIYVAYNTGIIAAMFVLGGDWGVRSAAVGVAAGGALMVAVQLPAMWRQLRRSPVRGEEPVETPDRAVTLALVATVLLFALCRQSQVLVERFLASPLPAGAISHLNYAQKVAQIPMTLSLMLCTVTFPVVARALADGDTERARARVERDLALAACTVLLGAATVIACAPQIIEVLFQRGAFTARDTAATAGVMRVYALGLLGQTLVGALIRSYFSAGRPTWYPVCAMAAGIVVTSWSGAWAVGPWGVSGIAAANAAGITVTASLLLAGMGTAYRGVPRGVPVRTRKVLAELIRPVCAAAVATPAGWLVANRAGAPLPGLLAGSATVAAVFVLLGLALGAQGFAPALRSVRAAARTITRRLPHGR; from the coding sequence ATGACGGTGACACCTCCGCATCCCTCGGGATCGACGGGGTCCGGGTCCGGAGTGGGCCCGGGGTTCGGGTCCGGGACCGGCGTGGGCCCGCGGGCCGGGTCCGGCGTGAGCTCCGGATCCGGGTCCGGCATGATCCCGGGGTCCGGTACCGGGACCGACGTGGGCCCGGGGCCCGGGGCCCGAACCGACGCAGGCCCCGGAAGCGGTGGACCGTTGATCGTCCCCCCGGCACGCAGCGCCGCCGAGCCGGTCCGCCGTGCCCCCGAACTGCCCCCCGTCTCCCGCCGTTTCCTCGCCAAGGCCACCGCCGTCACCGCCGCCCTGTCCGTCGCCGGGGCGCTGCTCGGGCTGGTGCGGGACCAGTCGCTGGCCCGGTTGTTCGGGGCCGGCAGCGGGACGGACGCCTTCCTGGTGGCGTGGACCGTGCCGGAGTTCGCGTCCACGCTGCTCATCGAGGACGGGCTGGCCTTCGTGCTGATCCCGGCGTTCAGCCTGGCCCTGGCCCGGCGTGCCCAGGGCGCCCCCGGTGACCCGGTCCGCTCCCTGGTCGGCGCCACCCTGCCCCGTCTGGTCCTGGTCTTCGTCGCCGCATCCGCACTGATCGTCGCCACCGCCCCCTACCTGGTCCAGGCCCTGGCACCGGGCCTGCCCGACCCCGCCCTGGCCGTGGACTGCACCCGGCTCACCGCGACCTGTGTGCTGAGCTTCGGGCTCGCCGGGTACTGCAGCGCGGTGCTGCGGGCGCACCGGCGGTTCCTGATGCCGGGCGCGATCTACGTGGCGTACAACACCGGCATCATCGCGGCGATGTTCGTGCTGGGCGGCGACTGGGGGGTGCGTTCGGCCGCCGTGGGTGTCGCGGCGGGCGGTGCCTTGATGGTGGCGGTCCAACTCCCGGCGATGTGGCGGCAGCTGCGTCGATCACCGGTGCGTGGAGAGGAGCCCGTCGAGACCCCGGACCGGGCGGTGACCCTGGCGCTCGTCGCCACCGTGCTGCTGTTCGCGCTGTGCCGGCAGTCCCAGGTCCTCGTCGAGCGATTCCTCGCCTCACCCCTCCCCGCCGGGGCCATCTCGCACCTGAACTACGCGCAGAAGGTGGCCCAGATCCCGATGACCCTGTCGCTGATGCTGTGCACGGTCACCTTCCCGGTGGTCGCGCGGGCCCTGGCCGACGGCGACACCGAGCGGGCCCGCGCCCGCGTGGAGCGGGACCTGGCGCTGGCCGCCTGCACGGTGCTGCTCGGCGCGGCCACGGTGATCGCGTGCGCCCCGCAGATCATCGAAGTCCTCTTCCAGCGCGGCGCGTTCACCGCCCGGGACACGGCGGCCACGGCGGGCGTGATGCGCGTGTACGCCCTCGGGCTGCTCGGCCAGACCCTGGTCGGCGCGCTGATCCGCTCGTACTTCTCCGCGGGCCGCCCCACCTGGTACCCGGTCTGCGCGATGGCCGCGGGCATCGTCGTCACCTCGTGGTCCGGCGCCTGGGCGGTGGGTCCCTGGGGCGTGTCCGGGATCGCCGCCGCCAACGCCGCCGGGATCACCGTGACGGCGTCGCTGCTGCTCGCCGGGATGGGGACCGCGTACCGGGGCGTCCCGCGCGGTGTTCCCGTGCGCACCCGGAAGGTCCTCGCGGAGCTGATCCGGCCGGTGTGCGCGGCCGCGGTCGCGACGCCGGCGGGCTGGCTCGTCGCGAACCGGGCCGGGGCACCGCTGCCGGGGCTCCTGGCGGGGTCGGCGACCGTGGCCGCCGTGTTCGTCCTGCTCGGCCTGGCCCTGGGCGCCCAGGGCTTCGCACCCGCCCTCCGTTCCGTACGGGCCGCCGCCCGTACCATCACCCGAAGGCTCCCGCATGGCCGTTGA
- a CDS encoding GNAT family N-acetyltransferase produces the protein MKYSVELVTDDTAFAELGPEWRRLYARCAAATPFQSHAWLHSWWLSYGTRGRLRLLLVRDGRELVAAAPLMRVRRPVPTLVPLGGAISDYGDVLLDDERGEEAVSALTEGLASAARTALIDFREVRPGGAAERIYDRWRGPRRRVSDSLCLELPAVPMDDLVARLPSAKAQRVRAKLRKLTALGVERQAVRPEEVDTALRRLLELHRLQWQGRKVTSEHLRSRFCDHLVRSVEPMVRSGDAVVTEFRLGEDVVAVDLTLLSRGLAGGYLYGAHPRLRESKADVAVMLLDACAEHTRAGGRGTLSLLRGNEPYKHHWRPEPVVNQRLLLARRRTAPLLSATLCDVAARRRGKELVRRWRERGGDGP, from the coding sequence GTGAAGTACTCCGTTGAACTCGTCACCGACGACACCGCGTTCGCCGAACTGGGCCCGGAATGGCGCCGGTTGTACGCGAGGTGCGCGGCGGCGACCCCGTTCCAGAGCCACGCCTGGCTGCACTCGTGGTGGCTGTCCTACGGAACGCGCGGACGGCTGCGTCTGCTGCTGGTCCGCGACGGCCGCGAACTCGTCGCCGCCGCGCCCCTGATGCGGGTACGGCGTCCGGTGCCGACGCTCGTGCCGCTCGGCGGGGCGATCTCCGACTACGGGGACGTGCTGCTGGACGACGAGCGCGGCGAGGAGGCGGTGAGCGCCCTCACCGAGGGGCTCGCCTCGGCGGCCCGCACCGCGCTGATCGACTTCCGTGAGGTACGGCCGGGAGGCGCGGCCGAGCGGATCTACGACCGCTGGCGCGGCCCGCGGCGCCGGGTGAGCGACTCGCTGTGCCTGGAGCTGCCCGCCGTACCGATGGACGACCTGGTCGCCCGGCTGCCCTCGGCGAAGGCCCAGCGGGTGCGGGCCAAGCTGCGCAAGCTGACCGCGCTCGGCGTCGAGCGCCAGGCGGTGCGGCCGGAGGAGGTCGACACGGCGCTGCGGCGGCTGCTGGAGCTGCACCGGCTCCAGTGGCAGGGGCGGAAGGTGACGTCGGAGCATCTGCGGAGCCGGTTCTGCGACCACCTGGTGCGCTCGGTCGAGCCGATGGTGCGCTCCGGGGACGCGGTGGTCACCGAGTTCCGCCTCGGCGAGGACGTGGTGGCCGTGGACCTCACCCTGCTGTCGCGAGGGCTGGCGGGCGGCTATCTGTACGGCGCCCATCCGCGGCTGCGGGAGAGCAAGGCGGACGTGGCGGTGATGCTGCTCGACGCGTGCGCCGAGCACACCCGCGCCGGCGGGCGCGGCACGCTGAGTTTGCTGCGCGGCAACGAGCCCTACAAGCATCACTGGCGCCCCGAACCGGTGGTCAACCAGCGGCTGTTGCTGGCCCGGCGGCGCACCGCCCCGCTGCTGTCGGCGACGCTGTGCGACGTGGCCGCCCGGCGGCGGGGCAAGGAGCTGGTGCGACGGTGGAGGGAGCGCGGTGGCGACGGGCCGTGA
- a CDS encoding O-antigen ligase family protein: MSLALSLPRVRELTPVLPVVAVVALLALPVSPTAESGAGPADAVSGLVVLYCVVRLLRERRRPLSRTAAVVLGLPVAGLAVAAVGASSPAAGLTGMGRYLQVFVLVPAAVLMLVRDRRDFRLLAWSLVALAGWQGALGVHQYATGTGASYQGEDIRAVGTFGAADVMGMATVVSFGLVCALGLALGQASVRQRAVAAGCVLALLLPLALSFSRGAWIATAVTCSVQLVLAGLRRALAVGAVVAAVGVVLVGGFGVGSAQLQERISSITQVTDAPDQSVTDRYTMWAAAVGMWREQPLTGVGLKGFPEQRDAHASLALSAGSDTEGAGAAFRRQPLLSPHNMYLLVLAEQGLIGLLALAGGWLALLVCGLRGLVRARGSGRGLDCALVGCGLLVWQLTDFAYADIGGPSTVLTAVCFGVVAWWALVGSGAVRARAESAAVPARDGSGAAEGAGTR, translated from the coding sequence ATGAGTCTCGCGCTGAGCCTGCCACGGGTGCGGGAGCTGACTCCCGTACTGCCGGTGGTGGCCGTGGTCGCCCTGCTGGCACTGCCGGTGTCGCCGACCGCCGAGAGCGGTGCGGGTCCGGCCGACGCGGTCTCCGGCCTCGTGGTGCTGTACTGCGTGGTCCGGCTGCTGCGCGAACGGCGGCGCCCCCTGTCGCGGACGGCGGCCGTCGTCCTCGGCCTGCCGGTGGCGGGGCTGGCCGTGGCCGCGGTGGGCGCCTCCTCGCCGGCCGCCGGACTCACCGGCATGGGCCGCTACCTCCAGGTCTTCGTACTGGTCCCGGCGGCCGTGCTGATGCTGGTCCGGGACCGGCGCGACTTCCGGCTGCTGGCCTGGTCGCTGGTGGCCCTCGCCGGGTGGCAGGGCGCGCTCGGCGTGCACCAGTACGCGACCGGGACCGGCGCTTCCTACCAGGGGGAGGACATCCGGGCCGTCGGCACCTTCGGGGCGGCGGACGTGATGGGGATGGCGACCGTCGTCTCCTTCGGTCTGGTGTGCGCGCTCGGACTGGCCCTGGGACAGGCGTCCGTACGGCAGCGGGCCGTCGCCGCCGGGTGCGTGCTCGCGCTGCTCCTGCCGCTCGCGCTGTCCTTCAGCCGGGGTGCGTGGATCGCCACGGCCGTGACCTGCTCGGTGCAGCTGGTGCTGGCCGGGCTGCGGCGGGCGCTTGCGGTGGGGGCCGTGGTGGCCGCCGTCGGTGTGGTCCTGGTGGGCGGCTTCGGGGTCGGTTCGGCCCAGCTGCAGGAGCGGATCAGCAGCATCACACAGGTCACCGACGCACCCGACCAGTCCGTCACCGACCGGTACACCATGTGGGCGGCGGCCGTCGGCATGTGGCGCGAACAGCCGCTGACGGGCGTGGGGTTGAAGGGTTTCCCCGAGCAGCGGGACGCGCACGCCTCGCTGGCCCTGTCGGCCGGCAGCGACACGGAGGGCGCGGGGGCGGCCTTCCGGCGGCAGCCGCTGCTGTCCCCCCACAACATGTACCTCCTCGTGCTCGCCGAACAGGGTCTGATCGGCCTGCTCGCCCTCGCGGGCGGCTGGCTGGCGCTGCTGGTGTGCGGGCTGCGGGGGCTGGTGCGGGCGCGCGGGTCCGGGCGGGGGCTCGACTGCGCGCTCGTCGGCTGCGGACTGCTGGTGTGGCAGCTGACGGACTTCGCCTACGCGGACATCGGCGGCCCCTCGACGGTGCTGACCGCGGTGTGCTTCGGGGTGGTGGCCTGGTGGGCGCTGGTCGGAAGCGGTGCCGTGCGGGCACGGGCCGAGAGCGCTGCCGTGCCGGCGCGGGACGGGTCCGGCGCGGCCGAGGGGGCCGGGACCCGATGA
- a CDS encoding polysaccharide deacetylase family protein, whose product MAVDSAGSRTTPRRGSVPWVAMYHSVTDCPDDPYRITVTPDRLERQLRWLALRGVRGVSMAELLAARARGEGRRLAGLTFDDGYADFVDHALPVLRRLDFGATLFVLPGRLGGDNAWDPLGPRKPLLTADGIRRAARAGIEIGSHGLTHVDLTTVDDLRLKAEAVESRTALEDLLDAPVDGFCYPYGTLDQRAVEAVRSAGYRYACAIDPGPLTGPFALPRLHIGQHDDSVRLFLKYRLHRLRRRPVEGA is encoded by the coding sequence ATGGCCGTTGACTCCGCAGGCTCCCGCACGACGCCCCGCCGCGGTTCCGTTCCCTGGGTGGCGATGTACCACTCGGTGACGGACTGCCCGGACGACCCGTACCGCATCACCGTCACTCCCGACCGGCTGGAGCGGCAGCTGAGATGGCTCGCCCTGCGCGGGGTGCGGGGCGTGTCCATGGCCGAACTGCTGGCCGCACGCGCGCGCGGCGAGGGCCGCAGGCTGGCGGGGCTGACTTTCGACGACGGCTACGCCGACTTCGTCGACCACGCCCTGCCCGTGCTGCGCCGGCTGGACTTCGGCGCCACCCTCTTCGTGCTGCCCGGCCGGCTCGGCGGCGACAACGCCTGGGACCCGCTGGGCCCGCGCAAGCCGCTGCTCACGGCCGACGGCATCCGGCGGGCCGCCCGGGCGGGGATCGAGATCGGCTCGCACGGGCTCACGCACGTCGATTTGACGACGGTGGACGACCTCCGGCTGAAGGCCGAGGCCGTCGAGAGCCGGACCGCGCTGGAGGACCTGCTCGACGCACCGGTGGACGGCTTCTGCTACCCCTACGGCACGCTCGACCAGCGAGCCGTCGAGGCCGTCAGGAGCGCCGGGTACCGCTACGCCTGCGCCATCGACCCCGGCCCGCTCACCGGCCCGTTCGCCCTGCCCCGGCTCCACATCGGGCAGCACGACGACTCCGTACGCCTGTTCCTGAAGTACCGGCTGCACCGGCTGCGGCGGCGCCCCGTGGAGGGTGCGTGA
- a CDS encoding glycosyltransferase, with product MHQSATDPRPRVLHVTQPVDGGVARVVTDLARAQVAAGLHVTVACPDSLLAADLRALGADVRRWRATRSPGPALLGEVRRLARVIEEVRPDLVHAHSAKAGLAGRIAVRGRIPTVFQPHAWSFEAVGGVTAALALGWERRAARWSARTVCVSEAERRTGLRAGIAGRWSVIPNGIDTERFRPAAADTARAELLPGIDPAAPLVVCVGRLCRQKGQDVLLRSWDAVLRRVPRARLVLVGNGPEEGRLRARAPESVLFTGAVADAVPWYRAADLVVLPSRWEGMALAPLEAMACGRPVVVTDVDGARESLPPALAPRCLVPPENPAALADAVAALLPDPSLRASLGHQGRRHVLSTHDVRHTSEAVAGLYRGLLDAGPAARVAPTEYREPIHS from the coding sequence ATGCACCAGTCAGCAACCGACCCAAGGCCGCGGGTCCTGCACGTCACGCAACCCGTGGACGGCGGGGTCGCCCGGGTGGTGACGGACCTGGCGCGGGCCCAGGTCGCCGCCGGTCTGCACGTCACGGTGGCCTGCCCGGACAGCCTCCTCGCCGCGGACCTGCGGGCCCTCGGCGCGGACGTACGGCGGTGGCGGGCGACGCGTTCGCCGGGTCCGGCACTCCTCGGGGAGGTACGGCGCCTCGCCCGGGTGATCGAGGAGGTGCGGCCCGATCTGGTGCACGCGCACAGCGCGAAGGCCGGACTGGCCGGACGGATCGCCGTACGGGGGCGGATCCCGACCGTGTTCCAGCCGCACGCCTGGTCGTTCGAGGCGGTCGGCGGCGTCACCGCCGCCCTCGCGCTCGGCTGGGAGCGGCGGGCGGCGCGCTGGTCCGCGCGGACGGTGTGCGTCAGCGAGGCGGAGCGGCGGACGGGGCTGCGGGCCGGGATCGCGGGGCGGTGGAGCGTGATCCCCAACGGGATCGACACCGAACGCTTCCGTCCCGCCGCCGCGGACACCGCACGGGCGGAACTCCTGCCCGGGATCGATCCGGCGGCGCCGCTCGTGGTGTGCGTGGGGCGGCTGTGCCGGCAGAAGGGGCAGGACGTCCTGCTGCGGTCCTGGGACGCGGTGCTGCGACGGGTTCCGCGGGCGCGCCTCGTGCTGGTCGGGAACGGGCCCGAGGAGGGCCGCCTGCGTGCACGAGCCCCGGAGTCCGTGCTGTTCACGGGGGCTGTCGCCGATGCCGTGCCCTGGTACCGGGCCGCCGATCTGGTCGTCCTGCCGTCGCGCTGGGAGGGCATGGCGCTCGCCCCGCTGGAGGCGATGGCCTGCGGGCGGCCCGTGGTGGTGACGGACGTGGACGGCGCCCGGGAGAGCCTGCCGCCCGCGCTCGCGCCGCGCTGCCTGGTGCCCCCGGAGAACCCGGCGGCGCTGGCCGACGCCGTCGCCGCACTGCTGCCCGACCCGTCGCTGCGCGCGTCGCTCGGCCACCAGGGGCGCCGTCACGTCCTGTCCACGCACGACGTGCGGCACACGTCCGAGGCGGTGGCGGGCCTGTACCGCGGCCTGCTCGACGCCGGGCCCGCCGCGCGCGTCGCGCCCACCGAGTACAGGGAGCCCATCCACTCGTGA
- a CDS encoding DUF3344 domain-containing protein, with translation MHRSPGPLLRPAMAGVILLAALCTPVRAQAVTPAPEAAEARRLPFTERYRATQHGGIVRAANTSVSCRATGPQATPTCPAVRAGGKGANGDFDMFYVDVDRDPNTYNSSRAEVRLPEGSRVTYARLYWGGNLRVGEQKPPKDNGRVLIAEPGGRYKAFLADTVVGHRVAHGADAFQASADVTGLVRDSGSGLYTVAQVNAAMGRSTAGAWGGWTLVVAYENPDLPLRHLAVLDGFDALHSRTAQEIRLGGLRLAGHGTGRVGLVAYDGDRGRTGDSLTVSTGRGPHTVLAGPGGPRDDVLNSTISEAGAPAPERVPSYAHTLGYDSDVFELGNALRRGGDHLAFRLVSQRDAAWAGALFVVADARQQARSGPSRAHP, from the coding sequence ATGCACAGATCCCCGGGTCCACTGCTGCGCCCCGCGATGGCGGGGGTGATCCTGCTGGCGGCCCTGTGCACGCCGGTCCGCGCGCAGGCGGTGACGCCCGCCCCCGAGGCCGCGGAGGCGCGGCGGCTCCCCTTCACCGAGCGCTACCGCGCGACGCAGCACGGCGGCATCGTCCGCGCGGCCAACACCTCCGTCAGCTGCCGTGCCACCGGCCCGCAGGCCACGCCGACCTGCCCGGCCGTACGCGCGGGCGGCAAGGGCGCCAACGGCGACTTCGACATGTTCTACGTCGACGTCGACCGCGACCCCAACACCTACAACTCCTCCCGCGCCGAGGTCCGGCTGCCGGAGGGCTCGCGGGTGACGTACGCGCGCCTGTACTGGGGCGGCAATCTGCGGGTGGGCGAGCAGAAGCCGCCGAAGGACAACGGGCGGGTGCTGATCGCCGAGCCCGGTGGCCGGTACAAGGCGTTTCTCGCGGACACCGTGGTGGGCCACCGGGTGGCGCACGGCGCGGACGCCTTCCAGGCCTCGGCGGACGTCACGGGTCTGGTCCGGGACAGCGGTTCGGGCCTGTACACGGTGGCCCAGGTCAACGCGGCGATGGGCAGGTCCACGGCCGGGGCGTGGGGCGGCTGGACGCTGGTGGTGGCGTACGAGAACCCGGACCTGCCGCTGCGGCACCTCGCCGTCCTGGACGGCTTCGACGCCCTGCACTCCCGTACCGCCCAGGAGATCCGGCTGGGCGGGCTGCGTCTGGCGGGGCACGGCACCGGCCGGGTTGGACTCGTCGCGTACGACGGCGACCGCGGCCGCACGGGTGATTCGCTCACCGTGTCGACCGGCCGCGGTCCGCACACCGTGCTCGCCGGTCCCGGCGGCCCCCGCGACGACGTGCTGAACTCGACGATCTCCGAGGCGGGGGCGCCCGCGCCGGAGCGTGTGCCCTCCTACGCGCACACCCTCGGTTACGACTCGGACGTGTTCGAACTCGGGAACGCTCTGCGGCGCGGCGGTGACCACCTGGCCTTCCGGCTCGTTTCCCAGCGGGACGCGGCATGGGCCGGCGCGCTCTTCGTCGTCGCCGACGCCCGGCAGCAGGCGCGTTCCGGCCCGTCCCGAGCACATCCGTGA
- a CDS encoding exopolysaccharide biosynthesis polyprenyl glycosylphosphotransferase → MTAESTVPSPGGQTRDLGFPSVSIMPPRGSGSGFRFPARRPPARPASPVPLLTADLVAALVGACAFSGDRWRPLLVAVLVAASVLLRPLPPRQVAGVLDELPAVCARIAVAWLVLAAAVASYDADRALSPTVLLVGFLLQSVTACAGRGTVRRGQRLARLSRPHAALVVGPAATAQRVAAAVLRHPGCGVRPVGIVTEQPEGGEGLPVLTTGEEVERALIQNGVRDVLTVHPSVRSRQGPLLRALAESGCAVWEIDAESPSYEMREQLAGFSCRRLVMGSRRRGSAGKRALDVVVSGTLLLLVSPLLLVCAVALRLTGGPGVVFRQERIGKEGKPFTLLKFRTHRPVDAHEAATRWSVANEHRMPWLCRFLRRTSMDELLQLWNVLRGDMSLVGPRPERPYFVTKFSQTYPGYAARHRMRTGITGLAQIHGLRGDTSIEDRCRFDNAYIDNWSLWQDICILLRTAATLVRPTGS, encoded by the coding sequence GTGACCGCGGAAAGCACCGTCCCCTCCCCCGGCGGACAGACCAGGGACCTGGGATTCCCCTCCGTCTCGATCATGCCGCCGCGCGGCTCCGGCTCGGGATTCAGGTTCCCCGCCCGGCGGCCCCCGGCCCGCCCCGCCTCCCCGGTCCCGCTGCTCACCGCGGACCTCGTCGCCGCCCTGGTGGGAGCGTGCGCGTTCTCCGGTGACCGGTGGCGGCCGCTGCTCGTGGCGGTGCTGGTGGCCGCCTCGGTGCTGCTGCGCCCGCTGCCGCCCCGCCAGGTGGCCGGCGTCCTCGACGAACTGCCCGCCGTCTGCGCCAGGATCGCGGTCGCCTGGCTGGTCCTCGCCGCCGCGGTGGCCTCCTACGACGCGGACCGGGCACTGTCGCCGACCGTCCTCCTCGTCGGCTTCCTGCTCCAGTCGGTGACGGCCTGCGCGGGACGCGGCACCGTACGCCGGGGGCAGCGCCTCGCCCGGCTCTCCCGGCCGCACGCCGCGCTCGTCGTCGGTCCGGCGGCGACCGCGCAGCGCGTGGCCGCCGCCGTACTGCGCCATCCGGGCTGCGGGGTGCGGCCGGTGGGGATCGTGACCGAACAGCCCGAGGGCGGCGAGGGGCTGCCCGTGCTGACCACCGGCGAGGAGGTCGAGCGGGCGCTCATCCAGAACGGTGTACGGGACGTCCTGACCGTCCACCCGTCCGTACGGTCCCGGCAGGGGCCGCTGCTGCGGGCGCTCGCCGAGTCGGGCTGCGCGGTGTGGGAGATCGACGCGGAGTCGCCGTCGTACGAGATGCGGGAGCAGCTCGCCGGGTTCTCCTGCCGGCGCCTGGTGATGGGGTCGCGGCGGCGGGGCAGCGCCGGGAAGCGGGCGCTGGACGTGGTCGTGTCCGGGACGCTGCTGTTGCTGGTCAGCCCGCTGCTGCTGGTGTGCGCGGTGGCGTTGCGGCTGACCGGCGGTCCGGGCGTGGTGTTCCGGCAGGAGCGGATCGGCAAGGAGGGCAAGCCGTTCACGCTGCTGAAGTTCCGCACCCACCGGCCGGTCGACGCGCACGAGGCGGCGACGCGCTGGAGCGTGGCGAACGAGCACCGGATGCCGTGGCTGTGCCGCTTCCTGCGACGCACCTCGATGGACGAGCTGCTCCAGCTGTGGAACGTCCTGCGGGGCGACATGAGCCTGGTCGGTCCGCGGCCCGAACGCCCCTACTTCGTCACGAAGTTCAGCCAGACCTACCCCGGTTACGCGGCCCGCCACCGGATGCGGACCGGCATCACCGGGCTCGCCCAGATCCACGGTCTGCGCGGTGACACCTCGATCGAGGACCGTTGCCGCTTCGACAACGCGTACATCGACAACTGGTCGCTGTGGCAGGACATCTGCATCCTGCTGCGCACCGCGGCCACGCTCGTGCGTCCGACGGGGAGCTGA
- a CDS encoding lipopolysaccharide biosynthesis protein, whose protein sequence is MTENPTGPRSPSRALTRARSLPAWSLLAAGVLTGGLLGGTYGLVKTPTYTATSYVVAVPDERSDSATALGFAQAYGRVAPQLAVLGDAQVWAGVPVRTLRSSVQTATSPDAPMVAITATSSRPDLAADMANAVSRALTRHANDSQADTHVELRQFARATRPDGPSSASPAVTGLVGASAGGLLGGLVLLVRPRRDTGDPVRPPSVPGPATAADVHGQL, encoded by the coding sequence ATGACCGAGAACCCCACCGGCCCCCGCAGCCCGTCCCGCGCCCTCACTCGCGCGAGGTCGTTGCCGGCCTGGTCCCTGCTCGCTGCCGGTGTCCTCACCGGCGGTCTGCTCGGCGGCACGTACGGCCTGGTCAAGACGCCGACGTACACGGCCACCAGCTATGTCGTAGCCGTGCCGGACGAGCGGTCCGACTCCGCGACCGCGCTGGGCTTCGCGCAGGCCTACGGCAGGGTCGCCCCCCAGCTCGCGGTGCTCGGGGACGCGCAGGTGTGGGCGGGCGTGCCGGTGCGGACGCTGCGGTCGAGCGTGCAGACGGCGACCTCGCCGGACGCGCCGATGGTCGCGATCACGGCGACCTCCTCGCGCCCGGACCTCGCCGCCGACATGGCCAACGCCGTCTCGCGCGCGCTGACCCGGCACGCGAACGACTCCCAGGCCGACACCCACGTGGAGCTGCGGCAGTTCGCCCGCGCCACCCGTCCCGACGGGCCGTCCTCGGCGTCACCGGCGGTGACGGGTCTGGTGGGGGCGAGCGCGGGCGGTCTGCTCGGCGGTCTTGTGCTGCTGGTCCGGCCCCGACGGGACACGGGCGACCCCGTACGGCCGCCGTCGGTGCCGGGCCCGGCCACCGCCGCCGACGTCCACGGGCAGCTGTGA
- a CDS encoding glycosyltransferase, which translates to MRALHIITGLGVGGAEQQLRLLLRHLPADCEVVTLTNPGPVADGLAADGVRVTHLGMAGNRDLAALPRLVRLIRRGGYDLVHTHLYRACVYGRLAARLAGVRAVVATEHSLGDSQMEGRRLTPGVRALYLASERLGRSTVAVSPTVADRLRRWGVPAPRIEVVPNGIDLARFRFDPARRLRTRQRLGLPETAYVVGGIGRLTAAKRFDVLIHALARLPENYWLVLVGGGPEEHVLRRTAHEAGVADRVLFTGERPGVPDGSPGPDLPSLTSAMDLLASPCAEEAFGLAVVEALAAGLPVRYAACPAVEDLPPHSAPAARRVTGGPDAFARALAAARAEGPLPRTASDAAHHYSIARSAALLMDVYAAAHSSSPSPHGARSS; encoded by the coding sequence ATGAGGGCCCTGCACATCATCACCGGACTCGGCGTGGGCGGCGCCGAGCAGCAACTGCGGCTCCTGCTGCGCCACTTGCCCGCCGACTGCGAGGTCGTCACCCTCACCAACCCGGGCCCGGTCGCCGACGGGCTCGCCGCGGACGGGGTGCGGGTCACGCACCTCGGCATGGCCGGCAACCGCGACCTGGCCGCCCTGCCCCGGCTGGTGCGGCTCATCCGCCGGGGCGGCTACGACCTCGTGCACACCCATCTCTACCGTGCCTGCGTCTACGGCCGGCTCGCCGCGCGTCTCGCGGGCGTCCGGGCGGTCGTGGCCACCGAACACTCCCTGGGCGACTCGCAGATGGAGGGGCGGAGGCTCACCCCGGGCGTGCGGGCGCTGTACCTGGCCAGCGAGCGGCTCGGCCGGTCCACCGTCGCCGTCTCCCCCACGGTCGCCGACCGGCTCAGGCGCTGGGGGGTGCCCGCCCCGCGGATCGAGGTCGTCCCCAACGGCATCGACCTGGCCCGCTTCCGCTTCGACCCGGCGCGGCGGCTGCGCACCCGGCAGCGGCTCGGGCTGCCGGAGACCGCGTACGTCGTCGGCGGCATCGGCCGGCTCACGGCGGCCAAGCGGTTCGACGTGCTCATCCACGCCCTCGCCCGGCTCCCGGAGAATTACTGGCTGGTGCTGGTGGGCGGCGGGCCCGAGGAGCACGTCCTGCGGCGCACCGCGCACGAGGCGGGGGTGGCGGACCGCGTCCTGTTCACCGGCGAACGCCCCGGCGTCCCCGACGGCTCCCCCGGCCCCGACCTCCCCTCGCTCACCTCCGCGATGGATCTGCTCGCCTCGCCGTGCGCCGAGGAGGCGTTCGGGCTGGCCGTCGTGGAGGCGCTCGCCGCCGGGCTGCCCGTGCGCTACGCCGCCTGCCCCGCGGTCGAGGACCTGCCCCCGCACTCCGCGCCGGCCGCGCGCCGGGTGACGGGCGGCCCCGACGCGTTCGCCCGGGCACTGGCGGCGGCCCGCGCCGAGGGCCCCCTCCCGCGCACCGCGTCCGACGCGGCCCACCACTACAGCATCGCCCGCAGCGCCGCGCTGCTCATGGACGTCTACGCGGCGGCCCACTCCTCGTCCCCGTCACCTCACGGAGCCCGTTCCTCATGA